Proteins encoded in a region of the Antedon mediterranea chromosome 2, ecAntMedi1.1, whole genome shotgun sequence genome:
- the LOC140040746 gene encoding COP9 signalosome complex subunit 5 yields the protein MDAEIAQKTWEMSNNIVQVQSGDDIYKYDKKQQQFILAAKPWSKDNHYFKYIKISALALLKMVMHARSGRTLEVMGLLLGKVDGETMIVMDCFALPVEGTETRVNAQAAAYEYMAAYIESAKQVGRLENAIGWYHSHPGYGCWLSGIDVSTQMLNQQFQEPFVAIVIDPTRTISAGKVNIGAFRTYPKGYKPPDEGPSEYQTIPLNKIEDFGVHCKQYYSLEISYFKSGLDRKLLESLWNKYWVNTLSSSSLLTNSDYTTGQIFDLSEKLEQAEAQLSRSNFMLGMDQDKKAEDKLVKAAKDGCKTTIEAMHGLMSQVIKNRLFNQLQSNPPPKGQ from the exons ATGGATGCTGAAATAGCGCAGAAGACATGGGAGATGTCAAATAATATTGTTCAAGTTCAGAGTGGAGATGATATATACAAGTATGACAAGAAACAGCAACAGTTCATCCTAGCAGCAAAACCTTGGTCTAAAGA TAATCACTACTTTAAGTACATCAAGATCTCTGCACTAGCTCTGTTGAAGATGGTGATGCATGCACGATCTGGACGAACACTTGAAGTTATGGGACTACTTCTAGGAAAG GTTGATGGAGAAACAATGATAGTAATGGATTGTTTTGCCTTGCCAGTTGAAGGTACTGAGACACGTGTGAATGCACAAGCTGCAGCATATGAGTACATGGCGGCATATATAGAAAGTGCCAAGCAGGTTGGACGATTGGAGAATGCAATTGGCTGGTACCATAGTCATCCTGGTTATGGCTGCTGGTTATCCGGTATAGATGTCAGTACACAAATGTTGAATCAGCAATTTCAAGAGCCATTTGTTGCAATTGTT aTTGATCCAACAAGAACAATTTCTGCTGGTAAAGTCAACATAGGAGCATTTAGAACATATCCAAAG GGTTACAAGCCACCAGATGAAGGGCCTTCAGAGTACCAGACAATTCCATTGAACAAGATTGAAGATTTTGGGGTGCATTGCAAACAATACTATTCTTTGGAGATATCATACTTCAAATCAGGATTGGACAGGAAACTTTTAGAATCTTTATGGAATAAATATTGGGTGAACACATTAAGCTCTTCTAGTCTGTTAACA aATTCTGACTATACTACTGgacaaatatttgatttgtcAGAGAAGTTGGAGCAGGCTGAAGCCCAGTTAAGCAGAAGTAACTTTATGCTTGGTATGGACCAAGATAAGAAAGCAGAAGACAAGTTGGTAAAGGCAGCTAAAGATGG gtGCAAAACAACTATAGAAGCTATGCATGGATTGATGTCACAAGTGATCAAGAACAGGTTATTCAATCAGCTTCAATCAAATCCTCCACCTAAAGGGCAATGA
- the LOC140040745 gene encoding uncharacterized protein, with product MNHIGEVFTDGQKCCQISEMNYTEECDVVNKGCSSDFFNPLACARNGFLSFICSVLFLLCTVKVIRLCHSGKVLCHQVVIFTCAALECIIITVHWVYIHYAQLEFAAQILKLTQLVVVCHFYLSRSLRLLKREELNLRLLIPLCLIFQSYFIIVTVFGIVEAKPTKTECNDPYWLMLSGVELVLVQIFLVAGVYITMKLNEVTTLESARRAQKRDLWCIIIVFELSTIATVIFDSCMKAGFGNQDQDNSCSGIFNHNQVSYSVVYLLLMTFKLVIPIIALLVVFHPVQRVIDAEGALLFPEDGTFASRFNSARGIYRPLYQPDFRGFNYGTVKEPAAIGPRRTQTMPAMPTIQESVEEHKIHTSHSAIAISA from the exons ATGAATCATATTGGTGAAGTTTTTACAGATGGGCAAAAATGTTGCCAAATATCTGAAATGAATTATACGGAAGAATGCGATGTTGTAAATAAAGGCTGTTCATCTGATTTCTTCAATCCTTTGGCATGTGCTAg AAATGGATTTTTGTCATTCATCTGCTCTGTACTTTTTTTGCTATGTACTGTAAAG gTCATTCGATTGTGCCACTCAGGAAAAGTTTTGTGTCACCAAGTTGTAATATTTACTTGTGCTGCCCTagaatgtattattat CACTGTTCACTGGGTGTATATTCATTATGCTCAACTGGAATTTGCTGCTCAGATTTTGAAATTGACTCAGCTAGTTGTTGTTTGTCACTTCTACCTTTCACGGTCATTACGCTTACTTAAAAGAGAAGAGCTTAACTTAAG GTTGCTGATACCATTATGTTTGATATTTCAATCATATTTTATCATCGTTACTGTATTTGGAATAGTAGAAGCTAAACCAACAAAAACAGAGTGTAATG ATCCGTATTGGTTAATGCTGTCAGGAGTAGAGCTAGTTCTTGTGCAAATCTTCCTTGTAGCTGGAGTTTATATAACAATGAAGTTGAATGAAGTGACAACTCTTGAGAGTGCAAGACGAGCTCAGAAAAGAGATTTATGGTG CATAATCATTGTATTTGAATTGTCAACAATTGCTACTGTCATCTTTGATAGCTGTATGAAGGCAG GTTTTGGAAATCAAGATCAAGATAATTCTTGCAGTGGTATTTTT AATCATAACCAAGTCTCATACAGTGTTGTCTACCTACTTCTAATG ACTTTCAAGCTGGTGATTCCAATAATAGCATTACTGGTAGTATTTCACCCAGTACAGAGGGTCATTGATGCTGAAGGTGCTCTCCTATTTCCAGAAGATGGG ACTTTTGCATCAAGATTTAATTCAGCCAGAGGTATCTACCGCCCTCTGTATCAGCCTGATTTTCGAGGATTCAACTATGGTACTGTCAAGGAACCAGCAGCGATCGGTCCAAGAAGAACACAGACAATGCCTGCAATGCCAACAATACAAGAATCAGTAGAGGAACACAAGATACATACTTCACACTCTGCCATAGCTATTTCAGCTTAG